One Spiribacter halobius DNA segment encodes these proteins:
- a CDS encoding SAM-dependent methyltransferase has translation MLQRILNEDVREGSLRLIYPDGVTRRFGSGSPEAVLEVADPKAVPRVVSDPEFMLGQTYMEGGWSTPDLRALLEVLLRNFAGPRNHRRNRFGRWLTPLLRPLQQWNRRAASRRNVAHHYDLDETLFRRFLDSDLQYSCAYWPRRELTLEQAQAAKRAHIRRKLCLRPGQRVLDIGCGWGGLAIELAEQAGAQVVGLTLSGEQARVARQRVRERGLEGQVEIRLEDYRDVPETFDRIVSVGMFEHVGTRYYDTYFRSVHEHLAPDGVALIHTIGRVTPPGVTNPWIRRYIFPGGYIPAMSEVMAAVERQRLASADVEVLRLHYAYTLAEWFRRFQRVRGAVAEEKGERFCRMWEFYLAVSEAAFHWRGLVVFQLQLAHEQTAMPLTRDYLYRPPVLGPTVEPSRTAASA, from the coding sequence ATGCTCCAGCGCATCCTGAATGAAGACGTACGCGAAGGTTCCCTGCGCCTAATTTATCCGGACGGCGTCACCCGCCGCTTCGGGTCGGGCAGTCCCGAGGCGGTCCTGGAGGTGGCTGACCCGAAGGCCGTGCCCCGGGTGGTCAGCGATCCCGAGTTCATGCTCGGCCAGACCTACATGGAGGGTGGCTGGAGCACGCCCGACCTGCGTGCGCTGCTGGAGGTGCTGCTGCGCAACTTCGCCGGGCCGCGCAACCACCGCCGCAACCGCTTCGGCCGCTGGCTCACCCCGCTGCTGCGCCCACTGCAGCAGTGGAACCGGCGCGCGGCAAGCCGGCGCAACGTCGCCCATCACTACGATCTCGACGAGACCCTGTTCCGCCGCTTCCTCGACAGTGACCTTCAGTACTCCTGCGCCTACTGGCCGCGCCGCGAGCTCACCCTGGAGCAGGCGCAGGCGGCCAAGCGCGCCCATATCCGGCGCAAGCTCTGCCTGCGGCCCGGCCAGCGCGTGCTCGACATCGGCTGCGGCTGGGGCGGGCTTGCCATCGAGCTCGCCGAGCAGGCCGGGGCCCAGGTCGTCGGCCTCACCCTCTCCGGCGAGCAGGCCCGCGTCGCCCGCCAGCGGGTGCGCGAGCGCGGCCTGGAGGGTCAGGTGGAGATCCGCCTGGAGGACTACCGCGACGTGCCGGAAACCTTCGACCGCATCGTCAGCGTCGGCATGTTTGAGCACGTCGGCACGCGCTACTACGACACCTACTTCCGCTCGGTGCATGAGCATCTCGCTCCGGACGGCGTCGCCCTCATTCACACCATTGGCCGGGTGACGCCGCCGGGCGTGACCAACCCCTGGATCCGGCGCTACATCTTCCCCGGCGGCTACATTCCGGCGATGTCCGAGGTGATGGCGGCGGTGGAGCGCCAGCGCCTCGCCAGCGCGGATGTAGAGGTGCTGCGCCTGCACTACGCCTACACCCTGGCGGAGTGGTTCCGCCGCTTCCAGCGGGTGCGTGGTGCCGTGGCCGAGGAGAAGGGCGAGCGTTTTTGCCGCATGTGGGAGTTCTACCTCGCGGTGAGCGAGGCGGCCTTCCACTGGCGCGGCCTGGTGGTCTTCCAGCTCCAACTCGCCCACGAGCAGACGGCCATGCCCCTCACCCGGGATTACCTCTACCGCCCTCCGGTGTTGGGGCCAACAGTCGAGCCCTCCCGTACTGCTGCCAGCGCGTAG
- a CDS encoding efflux RND transporter permease subunit — MILSCQFRCYLEPVIVMVSMPLAFMGAVWGRILTGCYLSTPSLIAAAALAGIVTNDAILLVQFVKIHWRLGLGATQAAIQARRDRLRAIFIFSSPTIAGVLPILLETSR; from the coding sequence ATGATCCTCTCATGTCAATTCCGATGCTACCTGGAGCCGGTAATTGTGATGGTCTCCATGCCCCTGGCATTCATGGGTGCGGTATGGGGTCGCATCCTCACCGGCTGCTACCTGTCAACGCCGTCGCTGATCGCTGCCGCCGCCCTCGCGGGCATCGTGACGAATGACGCCATCCTGCTTGTACAATTCGTCAAGATCCACTGGCGGCTTGGCTTGGGTGCCACTCAAGCGGCCATCCAGGCTAGACGCGACCGCCTGCGCGCAATTTTTATCTTTTCGTCACCCACCATCGCCGGAGTGCTACCGATCCTGCTGGAGACCAGCAGATAG
- a CDS encoding anti-sigma factor family protein: protein MHERRRICEQVVKGLFAYLDGELDEAACVEIGRHVKTCPSCYRRLAFEKRLRAKIRQCSSQDAPERLYRRVKNVLDNNLTTTQNA from the coding sequence ATGCACGAGCGACGTCGGATCTGCGAGCAGGTGGTCAAAGGGCTCTTTGCCTATCTCGATGGAGAGTTGGACGAGGCAGCGTGCGTTGAGATCGGCCGCCATGTGAAAACGTGCCCGAGTTGCTATCGTCGATTGGCTTTCGAGAAACGTCTTCGCGCGAAGATCCGGCAATGTTCATCGCAAGATGCGCCGGAGCGGCTGTATCGTCGAGTGAAAAATGTTCTCGATAACAACCTAACGACGACTCAGAACGCGTAG
- a CDS encoding ArsR/SmtB family transcription factor produces the protein MSSERQANTAAAEGVDQSGYRQQLFDVLSQVGRALGNGNRLELLERLAQAEAPVEVLAETTGLSVANASQHLQHLRRAGLVTARREGRQVMYRLTDTRVVTLISLMRDIAKTNLAEMERLVGRLFSDDNADGALRPMSRQGLWAALERGEVTVLDVRPEQEYQAGHLPSAINIPIDRLEQMLDHLPKDQEIVAYCRGPYCVLSHAAIQVLRRRGYRVRRLEEGYPEWKAAGLPVE, from the coding sequence ATGTCAAGTGAGCGTCAAGCGAATACGGCCGCGGCTGAAGGGGTGGACCAGTCCGGCTACCGGCAGCAGCTCTTCGACGTGCTCTCGCAGGTCGGTCGTGCTCTCGGCAACGGTAACCGGCTGGAGTTGCTGGAGCGTCTCGCGCAGGCGGAGGCGCCGGTGGAGGTGCTGGCCGAGACCACTGGCCTGTCCGTCGCCAATGCATCCCAGCATCTGCAGCACCTGCGCCGGGCTGGCCTGGTTACCGCGCGTCGTGAGGGGCGGCAGGTTATGTATCGGCTCACGGACACGCGCGTCGTTACGCTCATATCGCTCATGCGCGATATCGCCAAGACCAACCTCGCCGAGATGGAACGACTTGTTGGAAGGCTCTTCTCGGACGACAACGCCGATGGCGCCCTTCGGCCTATGTCCCGGCAAGGCCTTTGGGCGGCACTCGAGCGCGGCGAGGTTACCGTGCTGGATGTGCGACCGGAGCAGGAGTACCAGGCGGGACACCTGCCGAGCGCGATCAACATTCCGATCGACAGGCTTGAGCAGATGCTGGATCACCTGCCGAAGGATCAGGAGATCGTTGCGTACTGCCGGGGCCCCTATTGTGTTCTCTCCCATGCAGCCATCCAGGTGCTCAGGCGCAGAGGTTATCGCGTGCGGCGCCTTGAAGAAGGTTATCCCGAATGGAAAGCGGCGGGACTCCCGGTCGAGTAG